In a single window of the Caproicibacterium sp. BJN0003 genome:
- the spoIIID gene encoding sporulation transcriptional regulator SpoIIID: MKGNVEERAVELGQYICESGATVRAAAKKFGVSKSTVHKDVAQRLQQIDRQLYQKVKEVLELNKAQRHIRGGQATREKYRRISEEKSQHRNFSYIKKAGK, from the coding sequence ATGAAAGGCAATGTAGAAGAGCGGGCGGTTGAGCTCGGACAATATATCTGCGAAAGCGGTGCCACTGTACGCGCTGCTGCCAAAAAATTCGGCGTTTCTAAATCGACCGTCCACAAAGATGTCGCCCAGCGGCTCCAGCAGATCGATCGCCAACTCTACCAGAAGGTCAAAGAGGTTTTGGAGCTTAATAAGGCCCAGCGGCATATCCGTGGCGGGCAGGCAACCCGGGAAAAATACCGCCGGATTTCTGAAGAAAAATCACAGCACCGAAATTTTTCTTACATAAAAAAAGCCGGAAAGTAA
- a CDS encoding YihY/virulence factor BrkB family protein: MPFPKIIRKLILRYFRDGIGRSAAALSYYLIFTCFPFLLMISSLPGVFHLQPISVKIFAGLLPAEVIEIIENYFIYLTESPSAPSFMLGFSLTVWFSMRAMNCLILGIRRAHSLPLRENAPIKKQALIFVSALGLIGTVFISIIALSLSPGAIQFLAEFIPPLHFLESYWSLIRMLLLAALVFWILLSLYRLAPGGLSTKEALPGTICALIFWILVSGGYAFYVEHIGKYTLVYGAIGAVIILLLWFYLSGMIILMGAELNSILLSHSR, translated from the coding sequence TTGCCATTTCCAAAAATAATACGTAAACTGATTCTCCGTTATTTCCGTGATGGAATTGGGCGCAGCGCGGCCGCACTTTCTTACTACTTAATTTTTACCTGCTTTCCATTTTTATTAATGATTAGCTCATTACCGGGCGTATTTCATCTGCAGCCGATCTCCGTTAAAATTTTTGCGGGGCTTCTTCCTGCAGAAGTCATCGAAATTATCGAAAATTATTTTATTTACCTAACAGAATCCCCCAGCGCACCTTCCTTTATGCTGGGATTTTCTCTGACCGTCTGGTTTTCGATGCGTGCTATGAATTGTCTAATTCTTGGAATACGCCGTGCACATAGTTTGCCTTTGCGCGAAAACGCCCCCATTAAAAAGCAGGCTCTAATTTTCGTCTCTGCCTTGGGATTAATCGGCACTGTTTTTATCAGCATCATCGCTTTGAGCTTAAGCCCTGGTGCAATTCAATTTTTAGCAGAATTTATTCCTCCTCTACATTTTTTGGAATCTTATTGGTCTCTAATTCGAATGCTTCTCTTAGCCGCTTTAGTTTTTTGGATTCTGCTTTCTCTCTATCGTCTTGCTCCCGGCGGGCTTTCCACAAAAGAAGCGCTCCCCGGAACAATCTGCGCACTGATTTTCTGGATTCTGGTTTCCGGCGGATATGCCTTTTATGTAGAGCATATTGGAAAATATACGCTGGTCTACGGAGCCATCGGAGCCGTTATCATTTTACTCCTCTGGTTTTACCTAAGCGGAATGATCATTTTAATGGGTGCAGAGCTCAATAGCATTCTTCTTTCTCATTCCCGATAA